In one window of Cupriavidus necator N-1 DNA:
- a CDS encoding fimbrial protein, with the protein MASGAGVQIVNASGTAPVPLQVRKAMSNITANVPATYRFGAHYIGLGGTPSPGTVSSAMIFTMDYQ; encoded by the coding sequence ATGGCCAGCGGCGCCGGCGTCCAGATCGTCAATGCGAGCGGCACCGCGCCCGTTCCGTTGCAGGTGCGCAAAGCGATGAGCAACATCACGGCCAACGTCCCCGCCACATATCGCTTCGGCGCGCACTACATCGGCCTGGGCGGCACGCCCTCACCGGGGACGGTATCAAGCGCGATGATCTTTACCATGGATTATCAGTAG
- the cphA gene encoding cyanophycin synthetase produces the protein MKKKDIEIFDVMSLRGPNMWTYRPVLEAWVDIGELEDFPSNTIPGFYERLSAWLPSLIEHRCSIGERGGFLQRLKEGTWPGHILEHVTLELQNLAGMPGGFGKARETPVRGVYKVIVRAWHEEVTRVALFTARDLVMAAIEDRPFDVPAAVDNLRRLVDEHCLGPSTACIVDAADDRDIPAIRLSDGNLVQLGYGARQRRIWTAETDRTSAIGESISRDKDLTKSLLESCGVPVPEGRMVDSPADAWDAAEDIGVPVVVKPYDGNHGRGVFTNLMTREEVETAYGVAIDEGNGVIVERFIPGNEHRLLVVGGRLVAAAMGETASVVGDGKSTIDELIELQINSDPRRGTTEDHPLNRVRLDSAARLELKRQGMDASTVPPEGRSVLIQRNGNVAFDVTDRVHPSVAAHAALAARVVGLDIAGVDLVAEDISRPLAEQRGAIVEVNAGPGLLMHIKPAEGTPRPVGRAIVNHLFPESDDDQGRIPVVGVTGTNGKTVVARLVARLLQLSGKHTGLACSDGLFLDRRQVESGDRANWESGHRILMNRAVEAAVFENDSGSILSEGLVYDRCQVGVVTNFDQPDHLGDYYVEDEDRMYNVLRTQVDVVLETGAAVLNARDERLVEMAGLCDGDVIFFGLTPELPAIVSHRAAGKRAVYLREGKIVLAIGSSETALVDVAAVPLTYAGRVAFQVENVLAAVAAGWALGISNDLIRAGVVTFDVGQVDVPGRFTLFERNGATVVIDDAHNAPALEALATALDRFPAERRMVVYGAGVQRRDEDLVRQGKALGQHFDRVFLCEDRSVKRALPDAEARVLLKQGLYEGRRVTKIIDEGTRASAIETALSQLVPGDLLVLQCDEAATGATVDLVHHWMGQPARRG, from the coding sequence ATGAAAAAGAAGGACATTGAGATTTTCGATGTCATGTCGCTGCGCGGCCCGAATATGTGGACATATCGGCCCGTACTGGAGGCATGGGTCGATATCGGGGAACTGGAGGACTTTCCCTCCAACACGATTCCGGGGTTCTACGAGCGCCTGTCGGCCTGGCTGCCGTCGCTGATCGAGCATCGCTGCAGCATCGGCGAGCGCGGCGGCTTCCTGCAGCGCCTGAAGGAAGGCACCTGGCCCGGCCATATCCTGGAACACGTGACGCTTGAGTTGCAGAACCTGGCAGGCATGCCCGGCGGCTTCGGCAAGGCGCGCGAGACCCCGGTGCGCGGCGTCTACAAGGTGATCGTGCGCGCCTGGCACGAGGAAGTCACCCGCGTCGCCCTGTTCACCGCCCGCGACCTGGTCATGGCCGCGATCGAGGACCGTCCCTTCGACGTCCCCGCCGCCGTGGACAACCTGCGCCGCCTGGTGGACGAGCATTGCCTGGGCCCCAGCACCGCCTGCATCGTCGATGCCGCGGACGACCGCGACATCCCGGCGATCCGCCTGTCGGACGGCAACCTGGTGCAGCTCGGCTACGGCGCGCGCCAGCGCCGCATCTGGACCGCCGAGACCGACCGCACCAGCGCCATCGGCGAAAGCATTTCGCGCGACAAGGACCTGACCAAGAGCTTGCTGGAATCCTGCGGCGTGCCGGTCCCTGAGGGCCGCATGGTCGATTCCCCGGCCGACGCCTGGGACGCCGCCGAGGACATCGGCGTGCCGGTGGTGGTCAAGCCCTATGACGGCAACCACGGCCGCGGCGTGTTCACCAACCTGATGACCCGCGAGGAAGTCGAGACCGCTTACGGCGTGGCCATCGACGAAGGCAACGGCGTCATCGTCGAGCGCTTCATCCCCGGCAACGAGCACCGCCTGCTGGTGGTGGGCGGCCGCCTAGTGGCCGCCGCCATGGGCGAGACCGCGAGCGTGGTCGGCGACGGCAAGTCCACCATCGACGAGCTGATCGAGCTGCAGATCAATTCCGATCCGCGCCGCGGCACCACCGAGGACCATCCGCTGAACCGTGTGCGGCTGGACTCGGCCGCGCGCCTGGAACTGAAGCGCCAGGGCATGGACGCCAGCACGGTCCCGCCCGAAGGCCGCTCGGTGCTGATCCAGCGCAACGGCAACGTCGCCTTCGACGTCACCGACCGCGTGCACCCGAGCGTCGCCGCGCATGCGGCGCTGGCCGCGCGCGTGGTCGGGCTGGACATCGCCGGCGTGGACCTGGTGGCCGAGGACATCTCGCGCCCGCTGGCCGAGCAACGCGGCGCCATCGTCGAAGTCAACGCCGGCCCCGGCCTGCTGATGCATATCAAGCCGGCCGAAGGCACGCCGCGCCCGGTGGGCCGCGCCATCGTCAACCACCTGTTCCCTGAGTCCGATGACGACCAGGGCCGCATCCCGGTGGTGGGCGTGACCGGCACCAATGGCAAGACCGTGGTGGCGCGCCTGGTGGCGCGCCTGCTGCAGCTGTCGGGCAAGCATACCGGCCTGGCCTGCAGCGACGGGCTGTTCCTGGACCGCCGCCAGGTGGAAAGCGGCGACCGCGCCAACTGGGAATCTGGCCATCGCATCCTGATGAACCGCGCGGTCGAGGCCGCCGTGTTCGAGAACGACAGCGGCAGCATCCTCTCCGAAGGCCTGGTCTACGACCGCTGCCAGGTCGGCGTGGTCACCAATTTCGACCAGCCCGACCACCTCGGCGACTACTACGTCGAGGACGAGGACCGCATGTACAACGTGCTGCGCACGCAGGTCGACGTGGTGCTGGAGACAGGTGCGGCCGTGCTCAACGCGCGCGACGAACGCCTGGTGGAGATGGCCGGGCTGTGCGACGGCGACGTGATCTTCTTCGGCCTGACGCCGGAGCTGCCCGCGATCGTGTCGCACCGCGCCGCCGGCAAGCGCGCGGTGTACCTGCGCGAAGGCAAGATCGTGCTGGCCATCGGCAGCAGTGAAACCGCGCTGGTGGACGTGGCCGCGGTGCCGCTGACCTACGCCGGACGCGTCGCGTTCCAAGTCGAGAACGTGCTGGCGGCCGTGGCCGCGGGCTGGGCGCTGGGCATTTCCAACGACCTGATCCGCGCCGGCGTGGTGACCTTCGATGTCGGCCAGGTCGACGTGCCGGGCCGCTTCACGCTGTTCGAGCGCAACGGCGCCACCGTGGTGATCGACGACGCCCACAACGCGCCCGCGCTGGAAGCACTGGCGACCGCGCTGGACCGCTTTCCGGCCGAGCGCCGCATGGTGGTCTACGGCGCCGGCGTGCAGCGCCGCGACGAAGACCTGGTGCGCCAGGGCAAGGCACTGGGCCAGCATTTCGACCGCGTCTTCCTGTGCGAGGACCGCAGCGTCAAGCGCGCCCTGCCCGATGCCGAGGCGCGCGTGCTGCTCAAGCAGGGCCTGTACGAAGGCCGGCGCGTGACCAAGATCATCGACGAAGGCACGCGTGCCAGCGCCATTGAAACCGCCCTGAGCCAGTTGGTGCCGGGCGACCTGCTGGTACTGCAGTGCGACGAGGCCGCCACCGGCGCCACCGTCGACCTGGTGCACCACTGGATGGGCCAGCCTGCGCGCCGCGGCTGA
- a CDS encoding cyanophycin metabolism-associated ABC transporter — protein sequence MTQSSLPVPTAPAADEPWRAESGSWLRPGETVLAGLALDLDAKLHFTQGWLVVTDQRIVARAPGEKNVREWNIAPTLRLSHTDHAGVGALELSGPEGRLASWRYTLGYNPAALRLADQFEAQRDAAGARPAGEAGEVLCPTCKAPLPPDEEQCPQCSRELETPPSTWALLRLWRFARPYQWQLLAGFLLTLLSTAATLVPPYLTMPLMDKVLIPFQNGVPIDYGLVRLYLAGLLGAALVAWSLGWARTYLLARVSERIGADLRTTTYEHLLKLSLEYFGGKRTGDLMARIGSESDRICVFLSLHLLDFATDVLMIVMTAVILVSINPWLALVTLVPLPFIAWMIHLVRDRLRHGFEKIDRIWSEITNVLADTIPGIRVVKAFAQEKREVSRFREANKHNLAINDRVNAVWSLFTPTVTLLTEIGLLIVWVFGIWQVSHSAITVGVLVAFLTYISRFYTRLDSMSRIVSVTQKAAAGAKRIFDILDHVSSVPEPVRPAKLDKVEGAIDMSDLGFRYGNRAVIRGLNLSIEPGEMIGLVGHSGSGKSTLVNLICRFYDVSEGAIRVDGVDIRSLPVSEYRRHIGLVLQEPFLFFGTIADNIAYGKPDATREEIIAAARAAHAHEFILRLPHGYDSLVGERGQALSGGERQRISIARALLINPRILIMDEATSSVDTATEKEIQKALDNLVQGRTTIAIAHRLSTLRKADRLVVMDRGQIVEVGSHDELLLREGAYYKLYQAQARNVDTEDGDGEDEAVETLEAANAQ from the coding sequence ATGACCCAGTCCTCCCTGCCTGTCCCTACCGCCCCTGCTGCCGACGAGCCCTGGCGGGCTGAATCCGGATCGTGGCTCCGACCCGGCGAGACCGTCCTGGCCGGACTGGCTCTGGACCTCGACGCGAAGCTGCATTTTACCCAAGGGTGGCTGGTTGTGACCGACCAGCGCATCGTTGCCCGGGCTCCCGGTGAAAAAAATGTGCGGGAATGGAACATCGCGCCCACCCTGCGCCTGTCGCACACCGACCACGCGGGCGTGGGCGCGCTGGAACTGAGCGGTCCGGAGGGCCGGCTGGCCAGCTGGCGATATACGCTTGGTTACAATCCGGCCGCGCTGCGGCTGGCTGACCAGTTCGAAGCCCAGCGCGACGCCGCCGGCGCGCGCCCGGCCGGCGAGGCGGGCGAGGTGCTGTGCCCGACCTGCAAGGCGCCGCTGCCCCCTGACGAGGAGCAGTGCCCTCAATGCAGTCGGGAGCTGGAAACCCCGCCCTCGACCTGGGCGCTGCTGCGCCTGTGGCGCTTTGCCCGGCCCTACCAGTGGCAACTGCTGGCGGGCTTCCTGCTGACGCTGCTGTCCACCGCGGCCACGCTGGTGCCGCCGTACCTGACCATGCCGCTGATGGACAAGGTGCTGATCCCGTTCCAGAACGGCGTGCCGATCGACTACGGCCTCGTGCGCCTGTACTTGGCGGGATTGCTGGGCGCGGCGCTGGTGGCCTGGTCGCTTGGGTGGGCGCGCACCTACCTGCTGGCGCGCGTATCGGAGCGCATTGGTGCCGATCTGCGTACAACAACATACGAACACCTGCTAAAGCTGTCGCTGGAATATTTCGGCGGCAAGCGCACCGGCGACCTGATGGCGCGCATTGGTTCGGAAAGTGACCGCATCTGCGTTTTCCTGTCGCTGCACCTGCTGGACTTTGCCACCGACGTGCTGATGATCGTCATGACGGCGGTGATCCTAGTGTCGATCAACCCGTGGCTGGCATTGGTCACACTGGTGCCGCTGCCGTTCATCGCCTGGATGATCCACCTGGTGCGCGACCGCCTGCGCCACGGCTTCGAGAAGATCGACCGGATCTGGTCCGAGATCACCAATGTGCTGGCCGATACCATCCCCGGCATCCGCGTGGTCAAGGCCTTTGCCCAGGAAAAGCGTGAGGTGTCGCGCTTCCGCGAGGCCAACAAGCACAACCTGGCGATCAACGACCGCGTCAACGCGGTATGGTCGCTGTTCACGCCTACGGTCACGCTGCTGACCGAGATCGGCCTGCTGATCGTGTGGGTGTTCGGCATCTGGCAGGTGTCGCACAGCGCCATCACGGTGGGCGTGCTGGTGGCGTTCCTGACCTATATCAGCCGCTTCTACACCCGGCTGGATTCGATGAGCCGGATCGTCTCGGTGACGCAGAAGGCCGCCGCCGGCGCCAAGCGCATCTTCGACATCCTCGACCATGTGTCGAGCGTGCCGGAGCCGGTGCGCCCGGCGAAGCTGGACAAGGTCGAGGGCGCCATCGACATGAGCGACCTGGGCTTCCGCTACGGCAACCGCGCGGTGATCCGCGGACTGAACCTGTCGATCGAGCCGGGCGAGATGATTGGCCTGGTGGGACACAGTGGCTCGGGCAAGAGCACGCTGGTCAACCTGATCTGCCGTTTCTACGATGTTTCCGAGGGCGCGATCCGCGTCGACGGCGTCGATATCCGCTCGCTGCCGGTGTCGGAGTACCGCCGCCATATCGGCCTGGTGCTGCAGGAGCCGTTCCTGTTCTTCGGCACGATTGCCGACAACATTGCCTACGGCAAGCCCGACGCCACGCGCGAAGAGATCATCGCCGCCGCGCGCGCCGCGCATGCGCACGAGTTCATCCTGCGCCTGCCGCATGGCTATGACTCCCTGGTCGGTGAACGTGGCCAGGCGCTGTCGGGCGGCGAGCGCCAGCGCATCTCGATCGCGCGCGCGCTGCTGATTAATCCGCGCATCCTGATCATGGACGAGGCCACCTCGTCGGTCGACACCGCCACGGAGAAGGAAATCCAGAAGGCGCTCGACAACCTGGTGCAGGGCCGCACCACCATCGCCATCGCGCACCGCCTGTCGACACTGCGCAAGGCCGACCGGCTGGTGGTGATGGACCGCGGCCAGATCGTCGAAGTCGGCAGCCATGACGAACTGCTGTTGCGCGAAGGCGCGTACTACAAGCTGTACCAGGCGCAGGCGCGCAATGTCGACACCGAGGACGGAGACGGCGAGGACGAAGCCGTTGAAACGCTGGAGGCCGCCAATGCCCAATGA
- a CDS encoding sensor histidine kinase: protein MDTYVDLQRAILNNIPDQAWLKDAGSRYVLVNDAFMAACGRSEAEILGSTPDKVWSEEWGRVYLGTDKAVVASGIRRRYEECRHGQDGSLRWFDTIKMPIRGQDGAVVGTVGISRDITDRKRSEQELLDSRAQLRELSAYLQSVREAERTRISRELHDELGQSLTALRLGLSFIEAQQGPDADDACRKHLQMLKQIADSTVDAVQRIAADLRPPLLDELGLTAAIEWLAESFSERGGIACELALQPVGELSAELSTAVFRIAQEALTNACRHGRADRVRVELSEAGGTLRLVVADNGRGIDASRAGHRRSLGLLGMRERALMLGGKLTVTSEKGGGTRVEAQIPNAGAAGNGGAR from the coding sequence ATGGATACGTATGTCGACCTGCAGCGGGCCATCCTGAACAACATACCCGACCAGGCCTGGCTGAAGGACGCCGGCTCCCGCTACGTGCTGGTCAATGACGCCTTCATGGCCGCATGCGGGCGGTCCGAGGCCGAGATCCTGGGCAGCACGCCGGACAAGGTATGGTCGGAGGAATGGGGACGGGTCTACCTGGGCACCGACAAGGCCGTGGTGGCCAGCGGCATCCGCCGGCGCTATGAGGAATGCCGTCACGGCCAGGACGGCAGCCTGCGCTGGTTCGATACCATCAAGATGCCGATTCGGGGCCAGGACGGCGCGGTCGTCGGCACGGTCGGCATCTCGCGCGACATTACCGACCGCAAGCGCTCCGAGCAGGAGTTGCTGGATTCGCGCGCGCAGTTGCGTGAGCTGTCCGCCTACCTGCAGTCCGTGCGCGAGGCGGAGCGCACCCGGATCTCGCGCGAGCTGCACGATGAGCTGGGCCAGTCCCTGACGGCATTGCGCCTGGGCCTCAGTTTTATCGAAGCGCAGCAGGGCCCCGATGCCGACGACGCGTGCCGCAAGCATTTGCAGATGCTCAAGCAGATCGCGGATTCGACGGTGGATGCGGTGCAGCGCATCGCGGCAGACCTGCGCCCGCCGCTGCTGGATGAGCTGGGGCTGACTGCTGCGATCGAGTGGCTGGCCGAGTCTTTTTCCGAGCGCGGCGGCATCGCCTGCGAGCTCGCGCTGCAGCCCGTCGGCGAGCTCAGCGCCGAACTCAGCACCGCGGTCTTTCGCATCGCGCAGGAAGCGCTGACCAATGCCTGCCGCCATGGCCGCGCCGATCGCGTGCGGGTGGAACTGAGCGAGGCCGGCGGAACCTTGCGGCTGGTGGTTGCCGACAACGGCCGCGGCATCGATGCGTCCAGGGCCGGGCATCGCCGCAGCCTGGGTTTGCTGGGGATGCGCGAGCGTGCGCTGATGCTGGGCGGCAAGCTGACGGTAACCAGCGAGAAGGGCGGCGGCACCCGGGTCGAGGCGCAGATCCCCAATGCCGGCGCTGCCGGTAACGGAGGCGCAAGATGA
- a CDS encoding amino acid ABC transporter permease, which yields MSALQLVTDSLPVLLQGTLLTIKFALWSMVFGLMLGTVVALMGISHSRVLKAVARTYVSIMRGTPLLVQIFVVYYGLPGIGIALEPTPAGVLTLSLNVGAYLSESMRGAILGVSRGQWLAAYSLGLTPVQALRYVVGPQALRLAVPSLSNSLISLIKDTSLVSVITVTELLRTAQEVIAATYQPLPLYLAVAAIYWVLSTGLSGVQHMLERRLSLPGRH from the coding sequence ATGTCCGCTCTCCAGCTTGTCACCGATTCTCTGCCCGTACTGCTGCAGGGCACGCTGCTGACCATCAAATTCGCGTTATGGTCGATGGTGTTCGGGCTGATGCTAGGCACGGTGGTGGCGCTGATGGGCATCAGCCATAGCCGCGTGCTCAAGGCGGTGGCGCGCACCTACGTCAGCATCATGCGCGGCACGCCGCTACTGGTGCAGATCTTTGTCGTCTACTACGGGCTGCCGGGCATCGGCATCGCGCTGGAGCCCACGCCCGCGGGCGTGCTGACGCTGAGCCTGAATGTCGGCGCCTACCTGTCCGAGAGCATGCGCGGGGCCATCCTGGGCGTGTCGCGCGGCCAATGGCTGGCAGCCTACAGCCTGGGCCTGACGCCGGTGCAGGCACTGCGCTACGTGGTCGGCCCGCAGGCGCTGCGGCTGGCGGTGCCGAGCCTGTCCAACAGCCTGATCAGCCTGATCAAGGACACCTCGCTGGTATCGGTCATCACCGTGACCGAGCTGCTGCGCACGGCGCAGGAGGTCATCGCGGCCACCTACCAGCCGTTGCCGCTGTACCTGGCAGTGGCGGCCATCTACTGGGTGCTGAGCACGGGGCTGTCGGGCGTGCAGCATATGCTGGAGCGGCGCTTGTCGCTGCCCGGGCGCCACTGA
- a CDS encoding transporter substrate-binding domain-containing protein, translated as MRSIRTGWLKSLLAASLLAGAGLASTAAQAADLLDTVKQAGVLKIGLEGTYPPFGFRGAKNELEGFDVDVARAVAGKLGVKPEFVTTEWSGIIAGLQAGKFDVIVNQVNVTPQRQQVLDFSTPYVYSDAQLIQRKDDNRQFKSLEDLKGHKLGVSLGSNFNDLAKSVPGIDVKTYPGAPEYLRDLAAQRVDAALNDRLMVAYLVKTANLPLRQGAIVAGATTQVAIPFRKDNPKFAQAINHALDDLAKDGTLGKLSVKWFGTDVTRPAGKPIK; from the coding sequence ATGCGATCGATTCGTACTGGCTGGCTCAAATCCCTGCTGGCTGCCTCGCTGCTTGCCGGCGCCGGGCTGGCGTCCACCGCGGCGCAAGCCGCCGACCTGCTCGATACCGTCAAGCAGGCCGGCGTGCTCAAGATCGGCCTGGAGGGCACGTATCCGCCGTTCGGCTTCCGCGGCGCGAAGAACGAGCTGGAAGGGTTTGACGTGGACGTGGCGCGTGCGGTGGCGGGCAAGCTGGGCGTGAAGCCGGAGTTCGTCACCACCGAGTGGAGCGGCATCATTGCCGGCCTGCAGGCTGGCAAGTTCGACGTGATCGTCAACCAGGTCAACGTCACGCCTCAGCGCCAGCAAGTGCTGGACTTCTCCACGCCCTACGTTTACTCGGATGCGCAGCTGATCCAGCGCAAGGACGACAACCGCCAGTTCAAGTCGCTGGAAGACCTGAAGGGGCACAAGCTCGGCGTCAGCCTGGGCAGCAATTTCAACGACCTGGCCAAGTCGGTGCCGGGCATCGACGTCAAGACCTATCCCGGCGCGCCTGAGTACCTGCGCGACCTGGCGGCACAGCGCGTCGACGCCGCGCTGAACGACCGGCTGATGGTCGCCTACCTGGTCAAGACCGCCAACCTGCCGCTGCGGCAGGGCGCAATCGTGGCGGGTGCCACCACGCAGGTGGCCATCCCGTTCCGCAAGGACAACCCCAAGTTCGCGCAGGCCATCAACCACGCGCTAGATGACCTGGCCAAGGACGGCACGCTTGGCAAGCTCTCGGTGAAGTGGTTCGGCACCGACGTGACCAGGCCCGCCGGTAAGCCAATCAAGTAA
- the cphA gene encoding cyanophycin synthetase: MEVSRIRALRGPNLWCRHTAIEAIVACQDATNMLSALPGFEDRLRARFPEIGPLRPDEESGELSLAHVLEVTALRLQAAAGCPVTFSRTAQTVEPGTYQVIVQYSEEEVGRLAFELAEALCRAARNDTPFDLADALHRLRELDEDVRLGPSTGSIVYAAVARGIPYRRLTQGSMVQFGWGSKQRRIQAAETDRTSAVAESIAQDKDLTKTLLHAAGVPVPLGRSVRSAEEAWAAAQEIDAPVVVKPRDGNQGKGVAVRIRTREEVMTAYEVASDISSDVIVERYIPGHDFRLLVVGKQLVAAARRDPPQVIGDGVHTVRQLVEEVNRDPRRGEGHATSLTKIRFDDIALATLAKQNLTADSVPAKGTRVVLRNNANLSTGGSATDVTDDVHPDIAARAVAAAQMVGLDIAGVDAVCETMLKPFEEQAGGIVEVNAAPGLRMHLQPSYGKGRAVGEAIVSTMFSDGDDGRIPVVAVSGTNGKTTTVRLITHIMATSGLRMGMTGTDGVYVQGERIDTGDCSGPRSARNVLLHPDVDAAVFETARGGLLREGLAFDRCDVAVVTNVGEGDHLGLSFINSVEDLAVLKSVIVQNVAPHGMAVLNAADPMVVRMADACPGSVTFFAHDPNQPAMATHRAQGKRVVFVDGADIVVSEGDTEVRIALAEIPLTRNGTIGFQVDNAMSSIAAAWALGIDWSTIRRGLATFVNDAQTAPGRFNVFDYRGATLIADYGHNPDAILALCSAVETIPAKRRVVVISGAGDRRDDDIRRQTQILGGVFDEVILYQDQCQRGRADGEVLALLREGLQGAQRAGQVEEIRGEFLAIDTALSHLQPGDLCLVLVDQVEEALGHIASRIAQG, encoded by the coding sequence ATGGAAGTCTCACGTATCCGGGCCCTGCGGGGCCCGAACCTGTGGTGCCGCCACACCGCCATCGAGGCGATCGTGGCCTGCCAGGATGCCACCAACATGCTGTCGGCGCTGCCCGGTTTTGAAGACCGGCTGCGCGCCCGTTTCCCTGAGATCGGGCCGCTGCGCCCGGACGAGGAATCGGGCGAGCTGTCGCTGGCCCACGTGCTGGAAGTGACGGCGCTGCGCCTGCAGGCCGCCGCCGGCTGCCCGGTCACCTTCAGCCGCACCGCGCAGACGGTCGAGCCCGGCACCTACCAGGTGATCGTGCAATACAGCGAGGAAGAAGTCGGCCGGCTTGCATTCGAGCTGGCCGAGGCCCTGTGCCGCGCCGCGCGCAACGACACCCCATTCGACCTCGCCGACGCGCTGCACCGCCTGCGCGAGCTGGACGAGGACGTGCGCCTGGGACCGAGCACCGGCTCCATCGTCTACGCCGCCGTGGCGCGCGGCATTCCCTACCGGCGACTGACGCAGGGCTCGATGGTGCAGTTTGGCTGGGGCAGCAAGCAGCGCCGCATCCAGGCCGCCGAGACCGACCGCACCAGCGCCGTGGCCGAATCGATCGCGCAGGACAAGGACCTGACCAAGACCCTGCTGCACGCCGCCGGCGTGCCGGTGCCGCTGGGCCGCTCGGTGCGCAGCGCCGAAGAGGCCTGGGCCGCCGCGCAGGAAATCGACGCCCCGGTGGTGGTCAAGCCGCGCGACGGCAACCAGGGCAAGGGCGTGGCGGTGCGCATCCGCACCCGCGAGGAAGTGATGACGGCCTATGAGGTCGCCTCGGACATCAGCTCGGACGTGATCGTCGAGCGCTATATCCCGGGCCATGACTTCCGCCTGCTGGTGGTCGGCAAGCAACTGGTGGCGGCCGCGCGCCGCGATCCGCCGCAGGTCATCGGCGACGGCGTGCATACCGTGCGCCAGCTGGTCGAGGAAGTGAACCGCGACCCGCGCCGCGGCGAAGGCCATGCGACCTCGCTGACCAAGATCCGCTTTGACGATATCGCGCTGGCCACGCTGGCCAAGCAGAACCTGACCGCCGATTCCGTGCCGGCCAAGGGCACGCGCGTGGTGTTGCGCAACAACGCCAACCTGTCCACCGGCGGCAGCGCCACCGACGTGACCGACGACGTCCACCCGGACATCGCCGCGCGCGCCGTGGCGGCGGCGCAGATGGTAGGCCTGGACATCGCCGGCGTCGACGCCGTGTGCGAGACCATGCTCAAGCCGTTCGAGGAACAGGCCGGCGGCATCGTCGAGGTCAACGCCGCGCCGGGCCTGCGCATGCACCTGCAACCGTCGTACGGCAAGGGCCGCGCGGTCGGCGAAGCCATTGTCTCGACCATGTTCTCCGATGGCGACGATGGCCGCATTCCGGTGGTGGCCGTGTCCGGCACCAACGGCAAGACCACCACGGTCCGGCTGATCACCCACATCATGGCCACCAGCGGCCTGCGCATGGGCATGACCGGCACCGACGGCGTGTATGTCCAGGGCGAGCGCATCGACACCGGCGACTGCAGCGGCCCGCGCAGCGCGCGCAACGTGCTGCTGCACCCGGACGTGGACGCCGCCGTGTTTGAAACCGCGCGCGGCGGCCTGCTGCGTGAAGGCCTGGCATTCGACCGCTGCGACGTGGCGGTGGTGACCAACGTGGGCGAAGGCGACCACCTGGGCCTGTCCTTCATCAACTCGGTGGAAGACCTGGCGGTGCTCAAGAGCGTGATCGTGCAGAACGTCGCGCCGCACGGCATGGCGGTCCTGAACGCGGCCGACCCGATGGTGGTGCGCATGGCCGACGCCTGCCCCGGCAGTGTCACCTTCTTCGCGCACGACCCCAACCAGCCGGCCATGGCCACGCACCGTGCGCAGGGCAAGCGCGTGGTGTTCGTGGACGGCGCCGACATCGTCGTATCCGAAGGCGATACCGAAGTGCGCATCGCACTGGCCGAGATCCCGCTGACGCGCAACGGCACCATCGGCTTCCAGGTCGATAACGCGATGTCGTCGATCGCCGCCGCGTGGGCGCTGGGCATCGACTGGTCGACTATCCGCCGCGGCCTGGCCACCTTCGTCAACGACGCGCAGACCGCCCCGGGACGCTTCAACGTGTTCGACTACCGCGGCGCCACGCTGATCGCCGACTACGGCCACAACCCGGATGCCATCCTGGCACTGTGCAGCGCTGTCGAGACCATCCCCGCCAAACGGCGCGTGGTGGTGATCAGCGGCGCGGGCGACCGCCGCGACGACGACATCCGCCGCCAGACCCAGATCCTGGGCGGCGTGTTCGATGAAGTCATCCTGTACCAGGACCAGTGCCAGCGCGGGCGCGCCGACGGCGAGGTGCTGGCGCTGCTGCGCGAAGGCCTGCAGGGCGCGCAACGCGCCGGCCAGGTCGAGGAGATCCGTGGCGAGTTCCTCGCCATCGATACCGCGCTGTCGCACCTGCAGCCGGGCGACCTGTGCCTGGTCCTGGTGGACCAGGTGGAAGAGGCGCTGGGGCATATCGCCAGCCGCATCGCGCAGGGCTGA
- a CDS encoding cyanophycin metabolism-associated DUF1854 family protein yields the protein MPNDIPATTPTPMFTLDRNPFGRLVLIAEDGTVHEGVVPVRAFPISAPQGGIGLMSTDGHEVVWIPRLEDVPQAERDMIEAELASREFMPEIERIVSVSTYATPSVWTVQTDRGQTELVLRGEEAIRRLAGSTLLVSDTHGIHYLIRDLMALDKHSRKILDRFL from the coding sequence ATGCCCAATGACATCCCCGCCACCACGCCGACGCCCATGTTTACGCTAGATCGCAATCCGTTCGGCCGCCTGGTCCTGATCGCCGAGGACGGCACCGTCCACGAAGGCGTGGTGCCGGTACGCGCCTTCCCGATTTCCGCGCCGCAGGGCGGCATCGGCCTGATGAGCACCGACGGGCATGAGGTGGTGTGGATTCCGCGGCTGGAGGATGTGCCGCAGGCAGAGCGCGACATGATCGAAGCGGAACTCGCCTCGCGCGAGTTCATGCCGGAGATCGAGCGTATCGTCAGCGTGTCGACCTACGCCACGCCCAGCGTGTGGACGGTGCAGACCGATCGCGGCCAGACCGAGTTGGTGCTGCGCGGCGAAGAGGCGATCCGGCGCCTGGCCGGCAGCACGCTGCTGGTATCGGACACGCACGGCATCCACTACCTGATCCGCGACCTGATGGCGCTGGACAAGCACAGCCGAAAGATCCTCGACCGCTTCCTCTGA